Below is a window of Desulfarculaceae bacterium DNA.
TCGGCCCAGCCCATGAGGGCTCCCGGCACGGTCACCGTGAGGATGCCGTTGCCGGGCATCTCGGTCATGCCCTGCTTGCGGAACCAGGCGATGTCCGCCTTGGCCGGAGCCCGGCCGCTGGCGTTCATGCCGATCACCTTGTCTTCCCCGGCCAGTTTGATCAGGGCGAAGGCATCGCCCCCAATACCCACCGAGTGGGGCTCCACCACGTTGAGGGTGGCCACCATGGCCACGGCAGCGTCGACCGCGTTGCCCCCCTTGGCCAATATCTTGTAGCCGGCCAGGGTCGCGAGCTGCTGGGAGGAGGCCACCATGGCCTTGGGGGCCATGGTCACCGAACGTTGGGCGAAAGCTTCGCGCCGGCGCATAAAGTCGTAGTTGAATTGCATGGCTTCAAACCTCGTGAGTTGCGATTAACCGGCCTGCGGAGCCGGGTTGCCGGGTTGCGGGGTGCGGCCTTTGGCGCGCTGTATGAACAAAACGCATCCGAACAGGAGCAAGCCGATCACTTGCACCGCGAAATACGGCACCACCAACATAACCGCGCTGGCGCCGGCCATCAGGCGCGTCATCAAGTTCAGGCGCACTACGATCCAGCCCTGCAGGGTGGAGGCAAGGGCGATGACGCTCACAACGGCAAAGGAAATGGAGGTGGTTATTTCCCACAGCGAGCCCTGTAACAAGATGCCGGTGGAAAAGACGAACATGTAGGGTATCAACAACGTGGCCATGCACACTTTGAAGCCGGTCAATGCGGTTTTTAAGGGATCGCCTCCCGATACGCTGGCCGCGGCATAGGCGGTCACCGCAACCGGAGGAGTGACGTTGGAGAAGATGGCGAAGTAGAACACGAACAAGTGGGCGGCCAGGGGATGCACCCCCATCTGCTCCAGGGCCGGCACCCCGAGCACGCCCAAAATGACATAGGCCGAAATGGTAGTCATGCCCATGCCCAGGATCATGGAGGCGATCATGATGAAGAACAGCCCCAGCATGATATTGCCCGCCGAGGCCTCCAGCACCAGGCGCGAGAGTTTGAGGCCCAGGCCGGTCATGACCACCGAGCCCACGATTATGCCCGAGCAGGCGCACACCGCGGTGATCCCGATGGCGTTGCGGGCACCGGTCTCCAAGGCCGCGAGGATGGTGGTCCACTTCATCCTGGTTTGTTTTTTTGTCGCGGTCAGCACCAACACCGAGAGGATGGCCCAGAAACCGGCTTTTTGAGGCGTGTAACCGGAAACCAGGAAGAAGATGATCACGAACACCGGCAAGATCAAATGGCCTTGCCTTTTGACAATGTCCCAGGGGTTTTCCAACTGATCCCGGGGAATGACCGCCATGTGATGGCGCTGGGC
It encodes the following:
- a CDS encoding TRAP transporter permease, with the translated sequence MAIAWAFFHVYTSYFGILEAWLHRAITFTFCATLAFLYFPTKGRNSNSPKKWILLVYDNIWLVATLALGGYMYFAYEGIIDRLGIPDLNDQIFGWIAIIVTLEITRRTVGNGMAILALCFLLYVIFGHYIPGPMGIPKISEIKIIDTMFNSTFGVFSIILGVMSTFIMIFVIFGAFLMRSEAGKFFINISYALTGHRIGGPAKVSVVASGFMGMVSGAAASNVVTTGTFTIPLMKKVGYSPEFAGAVESGASMGGQFMPPIMGTAAFLIAEHLRMPYIDLCLYALTPALLHFLAIGVMVHFEAQRHHMAVIPRDQLENPWDIVKRQGHLILPVFVIIFFLVSGYTPQKAGFWAILSVLVLTATKKQTRMKWTTILAALETGARNAIGITAVCACSGIIVGSVVMTGLGLKLSRLVLEASAGNIMLGLFFIMIASMILGMGMTTISAYVILGVLGVPALEQMGVHPLAAHLFVFYFAIFSNVTPPVAVTAYAAASVSGGDPLKTALTGFKVCMATLLIPYMFVFSTGILLQGSLWEITTSISFAVVSVIALASTLQGWIVVRLNLMTRLMAGASAVMLVVPYFAVQVIGLLLFGCVLFIQRAKGRTPQPGNPAPQAG